A genomic stretch from Aedes albopictus strain Foshan chromosome 2, AalbF5, whole genome shotgun sequence includes:
- the LOC109420216 gene encoding iodotyrosine deiodinase, whose protein sequence is MGLLDELIRAFDHSLILSCWKYIFPVLVVLYMFIFLYDKHRYGGKKSKITNVAPTVAMTNEVKEKLDGMEYVGEIDSGEFDPTPVLEEKEHIPFSGAMVTLDSDPLKAASKFYKIVNDRRSVRKFSSRPVDLAVVEKCIHAAGTSPSGAHTEPWTFCLVSNADVKEQIREIIEAEELVNYQQRMSKQWTTDLRPLKTNHVKEYLTEAPHLVLIFKQTYGFKEDGAKKQHYYNEISTSIATGILLCALQVAGLNSLVTTPLNCGPALRNLLGRPVNEKLLVLLPVGYAAEDCTVPDLQRKPVEEILVKY, encoded by the exons ATGGGTCTGCTGGACGAACTGATTAGAGCGTTCGATCACTCGCTAATCCTCAGCTGCTGGAAGTACATTTTCCCGGTGCTGGTTGTGCTGTATATGTTTATATTTCTGTATGATAAGCATCGCTATGGCGGGAAGAAAAGCAAGATTACCAATGTCGCCCCTACAGTTGCGATGACTAATGAGGTCAAGGAGAAACTGGATGGTATGGAATATGTTGGAG aAATCGACTCAGGCGAATTCGATCCAACGCCGGTGCTAGAGGAAAAAGAGCACATTCCATTCTCCGGTGCCATGGTCACGTTGGACAGTGACCCTCTGAAGGCAGCCTCGAAATTTTACAAGATCGTCAACGACCGCCGAAGTGTCCGCAAGTTCAGTTCCCGCCCGGTAGATCTGGCAGTAGTCGAAAAATGTATCCATGCAGCTGGTACCAGTCCGAGCGGTGCTCACACGGAACCCTGGACATTCTGCCTGGTATCGAACGCCGACGTTAAAGAACAAATTCGGGAGATAATCGAAGCCGAAGAACTCGTCAACTATCAGCAGCGAATGTCCAAGCAGTGGACCACGGACTTGCGTCCGCTCAAGACCAACCACGTGAAGGAATATCTCACCGAAGCGCCCCATCTGGTGCTGATATTTAAACAGACGTACGGTTTCAAAGAGGACGGTGCCAAAAAGCAACATTATTACAATGAAATATCCACCTCTATTGCGACGGGAATTTTACTGTGCGCACTGCAGGTAGCTGGGCTGAACTCGCTGGTTACCACTCCGCTAAATTGTGGACCAGCGCTGCGAAATTTGCTCGGGCGACCGGTGAACGAGAAGCTTCTGGTTTTGCTTCCGGTAGGTTATGCGGCCGAGGACTGTACCGTTCCGGATTTACAACGTAAACCTGTTGAGGAAATTTTAGTTAAGTATTAG